Below is a window of Candidatus Nitrosotenuis uzonensis DNA.
AAAAAGATCTCGGGAGTAAAAGTTACGGCATGAGCACTCAAGGAGGAGTTCAGTACAGCAAAATAGCGGAAATTAAAGGACCTCTAGTAGTAGTTGACGGAGTAGAATCAGTTGCATTTGACGAACTAGTTGAAATCCAAACCTCAGAGGGAAAGCGACTTGGCAAGGTACTTGAAGTAGGAAACGGAAAAGCGATAGTCCAAGTCTTTGAGGGAACAACGGGACTTTCAGTATCGGGAACAAGTGCAAAATTTGTAGGCAAAGTCATGGAGATGCCTGTTTCAGAACAGGTGCTAGGAAGAGTCTTTGACGGCCTTGGCAGACCTATTGATGGCCTACCAGATCCAATAGCGGAAAAATTCCTAGACATCAACGGCGCACCAATGAATCCTGAACAGAGGGAATATCCAAGAGATTTCATTCAAACAGGTGTTTCAGTAATTGATGGCATGCTGACGCTTGTAAGAGGACAAAAACTCCCAATATTTTCTGGCTCTGGAATGTCTCATAACATCTTGGCAGCACAAGTAGCAAGACAAGCAGCTGTAGTCGGAACCTCAGACGAGTTTGCTGTAGTGTTTGCGGCGATCGGCGTGCAGTATTCTGAGGCAGAATACTTTAGAAGAAGTCTTGAAGAATCAGGCGCACTAAAGCGAAGCGTACTATTTTTGAACCTTGCAGACGATCCTGCAATCGAAAGAATCATCACACCTAGAGTAGCATTAACCGTTGCAGAATACCTTGCGTACGATCTTGGAATTCACGTGCTAGTAATCCTAACTGATATGACAAACTATGCAGAGGCTCTAAGAGAGATCAGTGCTGCAAGAGAAGAAGTACCTGGAAGAAAAGGATATCCTGGATATCTTTACACCGACCTTTCAACCATCTACGAGCGGGCAGGAAGATTACGAGGCAAAAAAGGTAGCGTAACACAGAT
It encodes the following:
- a CDS encoding V-type ATP synthase subunit B yields the protein MSTQGGVQYSKIAEIKGPLVVVDGVESVAFDELVEIQTSEGKRLGKVLEVGNGKAIVQVFEGTTGLSVSGTSAKFVGKVMEMPVSEQVLGRVFDGLGRPIDGLPDPIAEKFLDINGAPMNPEQREYPRDFIQTGVSVIDGMLTLVRGQKLPIFSGSGMSHNILAAQVARQAAVVGTSDEFAVVFAAIGVQYSEAEYFRRSLEESGALKRSVLFLNLADDPAIERIITPRVALTVAEYLAYDLGIHVLVILTDMTNYAEALREISAAREEVPGRKGYPGYLYTDLSTIYERAGRLRGKKGSVTQMPILTMPSDDITHPIPDLTGYITEGQIVLGRDLFRQGVYPPVNILMSLSRIMKDGIGEGRTRADHQEISNQNYDAYSRAQEVRALAGIVGKAGLTGVDLKYLEVGDAFEKEFLTQGVDENRTIEETLSLQWKVVSLLPKNELTKVKDKFIDQYYKER